Genomic segment of Panthera leo isolate Ple1 chromosome B2, P.leo_Ple1_pat1.1, whole genome shotgun sequence:
ACCACGAGGAAGAAGACACTGACCGCGAAGAGTTCAGCCTCGTTGAAGGAGGTGTCGGCGCAGGCCAGCTTGAGCATCACCGGCACTTCACAGAAGAAATGGTCCACCTGGTTTCTCCCGCACAGGGGCAGGGTCATGGTCAGGGCCGTCTGTAGCACCGAGTTGCCGAACCCTGTGAGCCAAGCAGTTAGGACCAGGCGCAGGCAGAGCTGCGGGTGCATGATGATCAGGTAGTGCAGTGGGCGGCACACGGCGGcgtagcggtcataggccatgaccGACAAGAGCACACACTCCACGCCCCCAAGCCCCAGGGCGATGAGGAGCTGGGTCACGCAGCCACCATAGGTGATAGTCTTGTCCCGCCCCTTGAGGTTGGCCAGAGTCTGAGGGACGGTGCAGGTGGTCAGACACAGGTCCATGAAAGAGAGGTTGGAGAGGAAGTAATACATGGGGGTGTGCAGGCGAGGGTCCCGCAGCGACAGGAGTATAATGGTGCCATTGCCTAGACAGCTCAGGACGTAGCCCATCAGGATGACCACAAAGAGAGGCGTCTCCAGCTGAGGCCTGTCGGAGAAGCCCAGGAGGAGGAATCCTGAGGAGGTGCTGCCATTCGTTCTTTCCATGGCACTCAGTCTGCACAGTTAGC
This window contains:
- the LOC122219365 gene encoding putative olfactory receptor 2B8, whose translation is MERTNGSTSSGFLLLGFSDRPQLETPLFVVILMGYVLSCLGNGTIILLSLRDPRLHTPMYYFLSNLSFMDLCLTTCTVPQTLANLKGRDKTITYGGCVTQLLIALGLGGVECVLLSVMAYDRYAAVCRPLHYLIIMHPQLCLRLVLTAWLTGFGNSVLQTALTMTLPLCGRNQVDHFFCEVPVMLKLACADTSFNEAELFAVSVFFLVVPLSLILVSYGHITRAVLKIKSARGRRKAFGTCGSHLMVVVIFFGTLISMYLQPPSSYSQDVNKSIALFYTLVTPLLNPLIYTLRNKEVKGALRRLLRGTTGSRGS